One stretch of Alcaligenes faecalis DNA includes these proteins:
- the dapE gene encoding succinyl-diaminopimelate desuccinylase, with translation MSTDFSVLDTLKALIARPSVTPEDAHCQQWLGARLEQAGFSLEHLPSGPVSNLWARRGTQAPLFVFAGHTDVVPTGPEAAWDSPPFEPTVRDGQLYGRGAADMKASIAAFIHAVEEFTQAHPEHKGSIALLLTSDEEGPATDGTVHVCRVLKERGEQLDYCIVGEPTCSRQLGDTIKNGRRGSLSGHLIVKGRQGHVAYPQLAINPLHVFAPALHELTDRMWDAGNIDFPPTSFQISNIHAGTGASNVIPGQLDVHFNFRFSTEQTPAGLQAEVESILRRHGVDFQLEWTVGGEPFLTEAGPLSQALAKAIETETGVETDLSTTGGTSDGRFIAKICPQVVEFGPLNASIHQINEHVAVADLEPLKNIYRRTLESLLC, from the coding sequence ATGAGCACTGACTTTTCTGTACTAGACACCCTGAAAGCCCTGATTGCCCGCCCCTCGGTCACCCCCGAGGACGCCCACTGCCAGCAATGGCTGGGCGCAAGGCTGGAGCAAGCGGGCTTTAGCCTGGAACATCTGCCCAGCGGCCCGGTGTCCAACCTGTGGGCCCGCCGTGGCACCCAGGCGCCCTTGTTTGTTTTTGCCGGTCACACGGATGTGGTGCCTACCGGGCCGGAAGCGGCCTGGGACTCGCCCCCGTTTGAACCCACCGTGCGCGACGGACAACTATATGGCCGTGGCGCTGCGGATATGAAAGCCTCGATTGCGGCCTTCATCCACGCGGTCGAGGAATTTACCCAGGCCCATCCAGAGCACAAAGGCTCGATTGCCCTGCTGCTGACTTCGGATGAGGAAGGCCCGGCCACCGACGGCACCGTGCATGTTTGCCGAGTCCTGAAAGAACGTGGCGAACAACTGGACTACTGCATCGTGGGCGAGCCCACCTGCTCGCGCCAATTGGGTGACACCATTAAAAATGGCCGGCGCGGCTCCTTGTCCGGTCACCTGATCGTGAAGGGTCGCCAAGGTCATGTAGCGTACCCGCAATTGGCCATCAACCCGCTGCATGTGTTCGCTCCGGCGCTGCACGAACTGACAGACCGCATGTGGGACGCTGGCAATATCGACTTTCCGCCTACCAGCTTTCAGATCTCCAATATCCATGCCGGTACCGGCGCGAGTAATGTGATCCCCGGTCAGCTGGATGTGCATTTCAACTTCCGTTTCTCCACCGAGCAAACACCTGCCGGTCTGCAAGCCGAAGTGGAGTCCATTTTGCGCCGCCATGGCGTGGACTTCCAACTGGAGTGGACGGTGGGTGGCGAGCCCTTCCTGACCGAGGCCGGCCCGCTGAGCCAGGCCCTTGCCAAGGCCATTGAAACCGAAACCGGCGTGGAAACCGATCTGTCCACGACAGGCGGCACCTCGGATGGTCGCTTTATCGCTAAAATCTGCCCTCAAGTGGTCGAATTTGGCCCGCTCAACGCCAGCATCCATCAAATCAACGAACACGTTGCCGTTGCTGATCTTGAGCCCCTTAAAAACATTTATCGCCGTACATTGGAATCCCTGCTTTGTTAA
- the dapD gene encoding 2,3,4,5-tetrahydropyridine-2,6-dicarboxylate N-succinyltransferase: MSDLQSLIESAWEQRASLSPQEHSIELRTAIHTVIEKLDYGSLRVAEKIDGQWQVNDWVKKAILLSFRIKENRVMASEPAPFYDKVPLKFEQHDQAAFAQAGFRAVPGAVVRQGAYVAPDVVLMPSFVNIGAYVGEGTMVDTWATVGSCAQIGKHVHLSGGVGIGGVLEPLQANPTIIEDNCFIGARSEVVEGVIVEENSVLAMGVFLSQSTKIYERETGKIYQGRVPAGSVVVPGSLPSADGLYSLACAIIVKRVDARTRAKTSINDLLRA; this comes from the coding sequence ATGAGCGACCTCCAAAGTCTGATCGAATCGGCGTGGGAACAACGAGCTTCCCTCTCCCCCCAGGAACACAGCATTGAACTGCGCACGGCCATCCATACCGTGATCGAAAAGCTGGATTACGGTTCCCTGCGTGTGGCGGAAAAGATCGACGGACAGTGGCAGGTCAACGACTGGGTCAAGAAAGCGATTCTCCTGTCCTTCAGAATCAAGGAGAACCGCGTCATGGCCAGCGAACCCGCTCCCTTCTATGACAAGGTGCCGCTGAAATTCGAGCAGCATGACCAGGCCGCCTTTGCCCAGGCAGGCTTTCGCGCCGTTCCCGGTGCCGTGGTGCGCCAAGGCGCTTACGTGGCTCCCGATGTCGTGCTGATGCCCTCTTTTGTGAACATCGGCGCGTATGTCGGTGAAGGCACCATGGTTGATACCTGGGCTACCGTCGGCTCCTGCGCCCAGATCGGCAAGCATGTTCACCTGTCGGGCGGCGTCGGTATCGGCGGGGTATTGGAGCCTCTGCAAGCCAACCCCACTATCATTGAGGACAACTGTTTTATCGGTGCTCGTTCCGAAGTGGTGGAAGGGGTCATCGTGGAAGAGAACTCGGTGCTGGCCATGGGCGTATTCCTGTCGCAAAGCACCAAAATTTACGAGCGCGAAACGGGCAAGATTTATCAAGGCCGTGTCCCTGCCGGTTCGGTAGTGGTCCCTGGCTCCCTGCCTTCGGCCGATGGGCTGTACAGCCTGGCCTGCGCCATCATCGTCAAGCGTGTGGATGCCCGTACCCGCGCCAAGACCAGTATTAATGATTTACTTCGCGCCTGA